The genomic segment ATTTTGAATACTTAATGGTATATAAGCAAAAAATCCACTAAATCCCCAATTTATCTGCACAAAAAGAATATCTGAAGACGGGAGATAGCTGTTGTAAAATTCATTGACCTTATCCCAATCAACAGTCCACTTTAACTTAACACCTGAAAATCCTTTACCAGTCTTAGTTTTTATAGATATAGGGTTTGCGTGCCCCTCTATCTTAACATCCGCCTCTGCCTCATTTACTGGCATGTCATACAGAACCTTATCTTCGCCAAACCTGTATATAAGAAAAGCTATTATAGCCCTTTCTCTGAGCGTCCCAACCTCCATACCAGTGTGTCCGCCTCTGGACAGTTCTAACTCTGCTATCTTGAAGATGTAGGGCAATTTCTCTTTCAATTTCTTCACCGATGATTCCTCTTTAAATATCTGTGCCAAAAGGTCACCCATCCCTACCTCACCAGTGACCCCACCTTCTCCCCCATAATAGCCCTCAGAAGATTGCCCGGCTTTTTTATGTTTAGCACGAGTATGGGTAGCCTGTTCTCCCTGCACAGGGTCATGGCGGTATGGTCCATAACCTTAAGTCCCATGTTTATAGCCTGGAGGTAGCTTATCTCCTGTATGAACTCGGCATTGGGATTTTTAAGGGGGTCTTCCGTGTATATGCCGTCCACCTTAGTGGCCTTTATGAAAAGGTCCGCACCTATCTCCACCGCCCTGAGAGCGCCCGCAGTATCTGTGGAGAAAAAGGGGTTGCCCGTGCCTGCGGCGAATATTACAATTCTTCCCTTCTCCAGGTGCCGGATTGCCCTTCTCCTTATGTAAGGCTCTGCCACCTGTCTCATCTCTATGGCGGATAGAACCCTTGTGGGCAGACCTGTGAGCCTCTCAAGGGCAGATTGCAGGGCAAGGGCGTTTATCACCGTTGCCAGCATGCCCATGTAGTCACCCGTTGCCCTGTCTATACCTATCTCAAGACCCTCCACACCCCTGAATATGTTTCCACCGCCTATAACTATGGCCGTCTGAACACCTGCATCTACAAGGCTTTTTATCTCACCGCTTATATACTGCAAAAACCTCGGGTCTATACCAAATTCCTGTTC from the Aquificaceae bacterium genome contains:
- a CDS encoding ThaI family type II restriction endonuclease; the protein is MGDLLAQIFKEESSVKKLKEKLPYIFKIAELELSRGGHTGMEVGTLRERAIIAFLIYRFGEDKVLYDMPVNEAEADVKIEGHANPISIKTKTGKGFSGVKLKWTVDWDKVNEFYNSYLPSSDILFVQINWGFSGFFAYIPLSIQNSVFEELGREGYIKLPKQGTNPRGIEISANALRTCVEKTPFKISIDWKIEGELNYNPYTRWIEIWAED
- the pyrH gene encoding UMP kinase; translation: MEEAPAYRRVLLKLSGEAFAGEQEFGIDPRFLQYISGEIKSLVDAGVQTAIVIGGGNIFRGVEGLEIGIDRATGDYMGMLATVINALALQSALERLTGLPTRVLSAIEMRQVAEPYIRRRAIRHLEKGRIVIFAAGTGNPFFSTDTAGALRAVEIGADLFIKATKVDGIYTEDPLKNPNAEFIQEISYLQAINMGLKVMDHTAMTLCRENRLPILVLNIKKPGNLLRAIMGEKVGSLVR